One Bradyrhizobium sp. CCGB12 genomic window carries:
- a CDS encoding ABC transporter permease has protein sequence MTSRSSLFRATLRIPPSCIVFVVLLVTLWVLRPNMMNPAILGTFARQVVPLGIVVLGQLLVISSRSIDLSAGGIILLVNYLISSGLLYSWPLPPIILLCLGVGLAVGLVNGLFVGKRRASAVIVTLAVNIVLIGLVEYLANGKPPGDVPAEFRALYNLRLWTIPAPVLFWVALAGTMSAFLGAFVFGRFVWSIGSNPTSAHFSGVPVERAVVIAHVISGLMSAVAGLVQTSSIAVGSVRFGPELIMNSIAATILGGVVFGRPAEVWGPFVGVLCFALLFVVMTTMGVQEPGKLIVQGLIILLAAIFYGLRSKSN, from the coding sequence TTGTCTTCGTCGTGTTGCTGGTCACTCTCTGGGTGCTGCGGCCGAACATGATGAATCCCGCGATCCTGGGCACGTTCGCCCGTCAGGTGGTGCCGCTCGGCATCGTCGTGCTCGGCCAATTGCTGGTGATCTCGTCGCGGTCGATCGATCTGTCGGCCGGCGGCATTATCCTGCTCGTCAACTATCTGATCTCGTCCGGGCTGCTCTACAGCTGGCCGCTACCGCCGATCATTCTGCTTTGCCTCGGCGTCGGACTGGCGGTCGGTCTTGTCAACGGGCTCTTTGTCGGTAAGCGGCGCGCGTCGGCCGTCATCGTCACGCTCGCGGTCAACATCGTGCTGATCGGCCTCGTCGAGTATCTCGCCAACGGCAAGCCACCGGGCGACGTGCCTGCTGAATTCCGCGCGCTCTACAATCTGCGACTCTGGACGATCCCGGCACCGGTGCTGTTCTGGGTCGCGCTCGCCGGTACAATGAGCGCGTTTCTCGGTGCCTTCGTGTTCGGGCGCTTCGTGTGGTCGATCGGCAGCAATCCGACGTCGGCACATTTCTCCGGCGTGCCGGTCGAGCGGGCCGTCGTCATCGCGCACGTGATCTCCGGGCTGATGTCCGCGGTGGCAGGCCTTGTGCAGACCTCGTCGATTGCCGTCGGCAGCGTGCGGTTCGGGCCGGAGCTCATCATGAACTCGATCGCGGCGACGATCCTCGGCGGCGTCGTGTTTGGACGGCCCGCGGAGGTCTGGGGCCCGTTCGTCGGTGTTCTCTGCTTTGCGCTGCTGTTCGTCGTCATGACGACGATGGGCGTGCAGGAGCCGGGCAAGCTGATCGTGCAAGGCCTGATCATCCTGCTTGCCGCGATTTTCTACGGTCTTCGATCCAAATCCAACTGA